One genomic region from Nocardia vinacea encodes:
- a CDS encoding TetR/AcrR family transcriptional regulator C-terminal domain-containing protein, whose translation MTHRIPIGHGLGIARLAAEVDYPPLTGDVQRDIIGILEQLRALYRCHPRAPEVESPTLCPHTMRYLDHMAGALAPTGLDATATLTVIGLLTGWVRALAAQEEAGLSARANMADHISAMLSHGDYPQLTALFATLESATPPDTETAFRTCIEALLFGIIPLEP comes from the coding sequence ATGACACACCGCATCCCGATTGGCCACGGACTGGGTATCGCACGGCTCGCCGCGGAAGTCGACTACCCGCCTCTCACCGGAGATGTGCAACGCGACATCATCGGCATCCTGGAACAGTTACGCGCCCTGTACCGATGCCACCCACGGGCACCGGAGGTCGAATCGCCGACCCTCTGCCCGCATACCATGCGATACCTCGACCACATGGCCGGCGCATTGGCGCCGACCGGCCTCGACGCCACCGCTACGCTAACGGTCATCGGCCTGCTCACAGGGTGGGTGCGCGCCCTCGCCGCACAAGAAGAAGCCGGACTCTCCGCGCGCGCAAACATGGCCGACCACATCTCAGCGATGCTGTCCCACGGCGACTACCCACAGTTGACTGCGCTATTCGCCACCCTCGAATCCGCCACCCCACCCGACACCGAAACAGCATTCCGAACATGCATCGAAGCGCTACTGTTCGGCATCATTCCGTTGGAACCGTGA
- a CDS encoding ABC transporter permease → MTTATATRPHYGFAESARGASAFAGTVQLLRLYLRRDRIVLPLWVLLLSVPLGSVYVKSVEKLINTPADLADLANSILSSPAQLAMYGPIYNTTLGAAGVWKAGLFHTLIAIATILTVIRHTRAEEETGRGELLASTQVGRFASLTAALTVACGGALATGLIGAASIKGAGVPGNGALAFGLAEAASGIVFAAVAAVAAQLSAGARTARGIAFAVLAGTYTLRAIGDARAADGPTNVLTWLSPLGWSLQVRPFAGDHWWILLLHAATTAVLIVTAYLLLSRRDLGAGLIAERSGAPVAGSALAGPLGLAWRMQRGTLAAWCVGLSLYALMFGSVINGIGDELGSNQTMRDMIARMGGSQVLEDSVVTMVYTMLGLAAAAYSISAALRLHSEETADRAEAVLTGAIGRIRWAASHLVFALGGPIVLLLVSGCVGGLAYGLAAHDVGGKLPRVLGAALVQLPAIWLFTAATVLLFGLLPRWTPVAWGVFTGGLALFLLGSISGMPQWVLNLDPYSHLPKLPAASFAAAPVMILAAIAAMAVTVGLFGFRRRDLR, encoded by the coding sequence ATGACAACCGCCACTGCCACGCGCCCGCACTACGGATTCGCCGAATCCGCGCGCGGCGCCTCAGCTTTCGCCGGAACCGTGCAACTGCTGCGGCTGTATCTGCGGCGCGACCGCATCGTGCTGCCGCTGTGGGTGCTGCTGCTGTCGGTCCCACTGGGCAGCGTCTACGTCAAGAGTGTCGAGAAGCTGATCAACACCCCCGCCGATCTGGCCGACCTCGCGAACTCGATCCTGTCCAGCCCGGCGCAGTTGGCCATGTACGGACCGATCTACAACACCACGCTCGGTGCGGCGGGTGTGTGGAAGGCTGGGCTGTTTCACACGCTCATCGCGATCGCCACGATTCTCACCGTTATCCGCCACACTCGAGCTGAGGAGGAGACGGGACGCGGGGAACTGCTCGCCTCGACCCAGGTCGGGCGGTTCGCGAGCCTTACTGCCGCGTTGACGGTAGCTTGCGGAGGTGCGCTGGCCACCGGGCTGATCGGTGCTGCCAGCATCAAGGGCGCCGGAGTCCCCGGTAATGGTGCCCTGGCGTTCGGGCTCGCCGAGGCTGCCTCGGGCATCGTGTTCGCCGCCGTCGCCGCGGTGGCCGCACAGCTCAGCGCCGGTGCCAGGACCGCGCGCGGTATCGCCTTCGCCGTGCTGGCGGGCACATACACGCTGCGTGCGATCGGTGATGCGCGCGCCGCTGATGGCCCCACAAACGTGCTCACCTGGCTGTCACCGCTGGGCTGGTCGTTGCAGGTACGGCCGTTCGCCGGCGATCACTGGTGGATTCTGCTGCTGCACGCGGCGACCACTGCGGTGCTGATCGTCACAGCCTATCTTCTGCTGTCCCGGCGCGATCTCGGGGCGGGGCTGATCGCCGAGCGGTCCGGCGCACCTGTGGCGGGTTCCGCGCTGGCGGGGCCGCTCGGGCTGGCATGGCGGATGCAGCGTGGCACGCTGGCGGCTTGGTGCGTGGGGCTCAGTTTGTACGCTCTGATGTTCGGCAGCGTGATCAACGGCATCGGAGACGAGCTGGGTTCCAATCAGACCATGCGCGACATGATCGCCCGAATGGGCGGCTCGCAGGTGCTCGAGGATTCGGTGGTCACCATGGTGTACACCATGCTCGGCCTCGCCGCGGCCGCGTACTCGATTTCGGCTGCGCTGCGGTTGCATTCGGAAGAAACCGCCGACCGTGCCGAGGCCGTGCTCACTGGAGCGATCGGCCGGATCCGCTGGGCCGCTTCACATCTGGTATTCGCGCTCGGGGGACCGATAGTGCTGCTGTTGGTTTCGGGTTGCGTCGGTGGCCTCGCCTACGGCTTGGCGGCCCATGATGTCGGCGGCAAACTCCCGCGGGTGCTCGGCGCGGCGTTGGTACAACTTCCGGCTATCTGGCTGTTCACCGCAGCGACTGTGCTGCTGTTCGGGCTGCTGCCCCGGTGGACACCAGTGGCGTGGGGCGTGTTCACCGGCGGGCTCGCCCTGTTCCTGCTCGGATCCATCTCCGGTATGCCGCAATGGGTTCTGAACCTCGACCCATACAGCCACCTGCCGAAGCTGCCCGCGGCATCATTCGCCGCCGCCCCGGTGATGATCCTGGCGGCGATTGCAGCAATGGCTGTCACAGTGGGGCTTTTCGGCTTCCGTCGCCGCGACCTGCGCTGA
- a CDS encoding ABC transporter ATP-binding protein, with protein sequence MSSAIVVRELRKHFGQVHALDGLDLEVVEGEVHGFLGPNGAGKSTTIRILLGILARTSGEVRVLGRDPWADAVGLHSEIAYVPGDVTLWPTLSGGETIDLLARMRGGLDPDRREELIERFELDPRKKARTYSKGNRQKVALVSAFSSNANLLMLDEPTSGLDPLMEQVFGECVQEATDRGVTVLLSSHILSEVETLCDRVTIIRAGATVESGTLASMRHLSRTSIKAEMIGDPGDLGRIAGVEDVSIDDHTLRCQVDSEHLGEFIRILGDAGVRSLVSQPPTLEELFLRHYSLDGHDAGRNDSGRHYAEASK encoded by the coding sequence ATGTCATCGGCAATTGTCGTCCGCGAACTGCGCAAGCATTTCGGACAGGTACACGCTCTCGACGGTCTCGACCTCGAGGTCGTCGAAGGGGAAGTGCACGGCTTCCTGGGCCCCAACGGGGCGGGCAAGTCGACCACCATCCGTATTCTGCTGGGAATCCTGGCCCGCACCTCGGGTGAGGTGCGTGTGCTCGGCCGCGATCCGTGGGCCGACGCGGTTGGTCTGCACAGCGAAATCGCTTATGTTCCAGGTGATGTCACGCTATGGCCGACGCTGTCCGGCGGTGAGACGATCGATCTGCTGGCTCGTATGCGCGGCGGCCTGGATCCCGATCGTCGCGAGGAATTGATCGAGCGTTTCGAGCTGGATCCGCGAAAAAAGGCCCGCACCTATTCTAAGGGCAACCGGCAGAAGGTCGCCCTGGTGTCGGCGTTTTCCTCGAACGCGAATCTGCTGATGCTCGACGAACCCACCTCGGGGCTGGATCCGTTGATGGAACAGGTTTTCGGGGAATGCGTCCAGGAGGCTACTGATCGGGGGGTGACGGTGCTGCTGTCCAGCCACATCCTGTCCGAGGTAGAGACGCTGTGTGACCGCGTCACCATCATCCGGGCCGGCGCGACGGTGGAGAGCGGCACACTCGCGTCGATGCGGCATTTGAGTCGCACCTCGATCAAGGCCGAAATGATCGGTGATCCGGGCGATCTCGGCCGGATCGCGGGAGTCGAGGACGTCAGCATCGACGACCACACGCTGCGCTGCCAGGTCGACAGCGAACATCTGGGTGAGTTCATCCGAATCCTCGGTGATGCCGGTGTGCGCAGCCTCGTCAGCCAGCCGCCGACACTGGAAGAGCTTTTCCTGCGCCACTATTCGCTCGACGGGCACGACGCCGGCAGGAATGATTCGGGCCGCCACTACGCGGAGGCATCGAAATGA
- a CDS encoding TetR/AcrR family transcriptional regulator, producing the protein MRLREQPYRKDPPADLNTRARIRDAAIVVFGEEGFGVGVRAIARAAGVSPGLVNHHFGSKDGLRAECDEYVRSLIRTAKTEYVQEPSPTATLQALTEIEEYAPLIAYLMRTFQAGGALLVTWFEQMVADVEAYLAIGIEAGTLRSPTDLKSMARYLATQSGGGFFFFLQLHAARHDGELDYRKALREFADQMMLPAVEMSTHGLFTDSTVLDALLADQ; encoded by the coding sequence ATGCGTTTAAGAGAGCAACCGTACCGGAAGGATCCGCCCGCGGATCTGAATACTCGGGCCCGTATCCGGGATGCCGCGATCGTCGTATTCGGCGAAGAGGGGTTCGGAGTCGGTGTTCGAGCGATCGCGCGGGCGGCGGGTGTGTCGCCCGGGTTGGTGAATCATCACTTCGGGTCCAAGGATGGACTTCGAGCGGAGTGCGACGAGTATGTTCGTTCGCTCATCCGGACAGCGAAGACGGAGTACGTGCAGGAGCCTTCGCCGACTGCGACGCTGCAAGCGCTCACGGAGATCGAGGAGTACGCGCCGCTCATTGCCTACCTGATGCGGACCTTTCAGGCGGGCGGTGCCCTCCTGGTGACGTGGTTCGAGCAGATGGTGGCCGACGTCGAGGCGTATCTGGCGATCGGCATCGAGGCTGGGACCTTGCGCTCACCAACGGATCTCAAGTCAATGGCCCGCTATCTGGCGACCCAAAGCGGCGGTGGGTTCTTCTTCTTCCTGCAGCTGCACGCGGCTAGGCATGACGGGGAGCTCGATTATCGAAAGGCGCTTCGCGAGTTCGCCGACCAGATGATGCTGCCAGCGGTCGAGATGAGCACGCACGGCCTGTTCACCGATTCGACGGTGCTGGACGCCCTGCTCGCCGACCAGTGA
- a CDS encoding nuclear transport factor 2 family protein translates to MTESTTTAEQIEYIFTAWDDALGAKDLDAAMALYQPDATLESPLVCHLLGTEEGVVRGRDNLRRFVDKVFAHQPAERRRYRVGFLTDGSRLTWEYPRKSPDGDQMDIVEVMEIRDGLIAHHRVYWGWVSVGMLTNGAHSK, encoded by the coding sequence ATGACCGAGTCGACGACGACCGCCGAGCAGATCGAGTACATCTTCACCGCCTGGGATGATGCGTTGGGCGCCAAGGACCTCGACGCCGCAATGGCGCTCTATCAGCCCGACGCGACGTTGGAAAGTCCGTTGGTCTGCCATCTGCTGGGCACCGAGGAGGGTGTGGTGCGCGGCCGAGATAACCTGCGGCGATTCGTGGACAAGGTGTTCGCCCACCAACCCGCTGAACGGCGCCGGTACCGCGTCGGCTTCTTGACCGACGGAAGCCGACTCACCTGGGAATACCCCCGCAAGTCCCCGGACGGTGACCAAATGGACATCGTGGAGGTGATGGAAATCCGAGACGGCCTCATCGCCCACCACCGCGTCTACTGGGGCTGGGTGAGCGTCGGAATGCTCACCAACGGAGCGCACTCGAAGTAA
- a CDS encoding winged helix-turn-helix domain-containing protein has product MTSEPDEQRMLDRDLAPVAALIGDQTRVAILAALAEGHALPAGELARRAGVQPATAAAHLRRLVEGGLVLVRAQGRHRYHELAGPQVAAVLEALAQLAPATPVRSLRTDRAARTLTEARTCYDHLAGRRGVELRDRLVAADALRLIDDRDHQLTPVGWRLAGALGIDLRALNSTRRVFARICVDWTQRRPHLAGALPAALTDRFLELGWLARTTGRSLRVAPDYDQRLDTWLSRSS; this is encoded by the coding sequence ATGACCAGTGAACCGGACGAACAGCGGATGCTCGATCGCGATCTCGCGCCGGTGGCAGCGCTGATCGGCGATCAGACCCGGGTCGCCATCCTCGCCGCGCTGGCCGAGGGGCACGCACTGCCGGCGGGTGAGCTCGCCCGCCGCGCCGGAGTGCAACCGGCGACTGCGGCCGCTCATTTGCGACGGTTGGTCGAGGGAGGCCTCGTACTAGTCCGCGCGCAGGGCAGGCATCGTTACCATGAGCTGGCCGGACCGCAGGTCGCCGCCGTACTCGAAGCTCTGGCGCAGCTGGCCCCGGCGACACCGGTGCGTTCGCTGCGCACCGATCGTGCTGCCAGGACTCTCACCGAGGCCAGGACCTGCTACGACCATCTCGCCGGTCGGCGCGGCGTCGAGTTACGCGACCGCTTGGTGGCCGCTGACGCCCTACGGTTGATCGATGACCGAGACCACCAGCTCACACCGGTTGGGTGGCGGCTGGCCGGAGCGTTGGGAATTGATCTGCGGGCGCTGAACAGCACTCGGCGAGTGTTCGCGCGGATCTGTGTGGATTGGACACAGCGGCGGCCCCATCTGGCCGGTGCACTGCCCGCGGCGCTCACCGACCGATTCCTCGAGCTGGGATGGTTGGCCCGGACAACGGGGCGGAGCCTGCGCGTCGCGCCCGATTACGATCAGCGGCTCGACACCTGGTTATCCAGATCGAGCTGA